One window from the genome of Pseudonocardia hierapolitana encodes:
- a CDS encoding FliA/WhiG family RNA polymerase sigma factor, which yields MSRRIRGHDVVSAPSVQLRTTAGAVVHAPVLSVAVSPAPVEELWAEYLAEPTRALRDRLVVHYTPLLRAVAHRLGSALPSYVEVADLVQCGVFGLIDAVERFDPERSPRFESYAVPRIRGAILDELRAQDWVPRTVRGRARELERAQERLESRLQRAATHAELADELGLGVQEVRALGRQVQLISVEALDESSGGVSEVLADDGAPDPMAVVQAAETLRQLAFAVEQLEERDRHVVRLYYLENRTLAEIGRLLGVTESRVCQLHTRLVGRLRGRLEELEAG from the coding sequence ATGAGCAGGCGCATCCGCGGGCATGACGTCGTTTCGGCCCCGTCTGTGCAGCTCAGAACCACGGCGGGGGCGGTGGTCCACGCGCCGGTGCTGTCCGTCGCGGTCTCGCCGGCTCCCGTGGAGGAGCTGTGGGCGGAGTATCTCGCCGAGCCCACGCGCGCGCTGCGGGACCGGCTCGTCGTGCACTACACGCCGCTGCTGCGCGCCGTGGCGCACCGGCTCGGAAGCGCCCTGCCGTCCTACGTCGAGGTGGCCGACCTGGTGCAGTGCGGCGTGTTCGGGCTCATCGACGCGGTGGAGCGGTTCGATCCCGAGCGCAGCCCGCGGTTCGAGAGCTACGCCGTGCCGCGCATCCGCGGCGCGATCCTCGACGAGCTGCGCGCGCAGGACTGGGTGCCCCGCACCGTGCGCGGGCGTGCGCGTGAGCTGGAGCGCGCCCAGGAGCGGTTGGAGAGCAGGCTCCAGCGCGCCGCCACGCACGCCGAGCTCGCCGACGAGCTGGGTCTCGGGGTGCAGGAGGTACGCGCACTCGGCCGGCAGGTGCAGCTGATCAGCGTCGAGGCGCTGGACGAGAGCAGCGGCGGGGTGTCGGAGGTACTGGCTGACGACGGTGCCCCCGACCCGATGGCCGTGGTGCAGGCCGCCGAGACGCTGCGGCAGCTCGCCTTCGCGGTGGAGCAGCTCGAGGAGCGTGACCGCCACGTCGTGCGCCTCTACTACCTGGAGAACCGCACGCTCGCCGAGATCGGGAGGCTCCTGGGGGTCACCGAGTCGCGGGTGTGCCAGCTGCACACCCGGCTCGTCGGGCGCCTGCGCGGCAGGCTGGAGGAGCTCGAGGCGGGGTGA
- a CDS encoding YraN family protein, whose translation MAAKDVLGRRGEDLAARYLEQQGLVILSRNWRCRHGEIDLVATDSTRLVVCEVKTRSGTRYGEPAEAVDARKVARIRLVTNAWLQAHQVRWVPVRFDVLAVVAEPGAPVTVQHYEAAF comes from the coding sequence ATGGCAGCGAAGGACGTGCTCGGGCGCCGCGGTGAGGACCTCGCGGCCCGTTACCTCGAGCAGCAGGGTCTGGTGATCCTCTCGCGCAACTGGCGGTGCCGCCACGGGGAGATCGACCTGGTGGCCACCGACTCCACCCGGCTCGTGGTGTGCGAGGTCAAGACCCGCTCGGGCACCCGGTACGGCGAGCCGGCCGAGGCCGTCGACGCGCGCAAGGTGGCCCGCATCCGGCTGGTCACCAACGCCTGGCTCCAGGCCCACCAGGTGCGCTGGGTCCCGGTCCGGTTCGACGTGCTCGCCGTCGTCGCCGAGCCCGGCGCGCCGGTCACCGTCCAGCACTACGAGGCGGCGTTCTGA
- a CDS encoding ribonuclease HII, with protein MLPPELRPARAVVRRSAGSWTLQSTLHRHGLGPVAGVDEAGRGACAGPLVVAACVLRPGDAKRLDGLTDSKLLTAAAREEYYTLIRRRAEDLSIVVIPPEEVDRRGVHVANVEGMRRAVAGLTTVPGYVLTDGFAVRGFGTPALAVPKGDQVAACVAAASVLAKVTRDRIMVALDAEFPQYGFAEHKGYCTPVHDEAMLTHGPSRVHRYSFVNVRAARDGVRPAPVVLDEDAFDEDFMDDTIEAGLGEDLEEGLVHNGALAVGTSEGSRGGVAP; from the coding sequence ATGCTGCCGCCCGAGCTGCGTCCGGCCCGCGCCGTCGTCCGGCGCTCGGCGGGGAGCTGGACGTTGCAGAGCACCCTGCACCGGCACGGCCTCGGGCCGGTCGCGGGCGTCGACGAGGCCGGGCGGGGCGCCTGCGCGGGCCCCCTCGTCGTCGCCGCGTGCGTCCTGCGTCCCGGCGACGCGAAGCGGCTCGACGGCCTCACCGACTCGAAGCTCCTCACGGCCGCGGCGCGGGAGGAGTACTACACACTGATCCGGCGCAGGGCGGAGGACCTCTCCATCGTGGTGATCCCACCGGAGGAGGTCGACCGCCGCGGGGTGCACGTGGCCAACGTCGAGGGCATGCGCCGTGCCGTCGCAGGCCTCACCACCGTGCCCGGATACGTCCTCACCGACGGGTTCGCCGTGCGCGGGTTCGGCACGCCGGCGCTCGCCGTGCCCAAGGGCGACCAGGTCGCCGCGTGCGTGGCGGCGGCGTCGGTGCTGGCCAAGGTCACCCGGGACCGGATCATGGTCGCGCTGGACGCCGAGTTCCCGCAGTACGGCTTCGCCGAGCACAAGGGCTACTGCACCCCGGTGCACGACGAGGCGATGCTCACGCACGGGCCCAGCCGGGTGCACCGGTACTCGTTCGTGAACGTGCGCGCTGCGCGCGACGGGGTGCGACCGGCTCCCGTCGTGCTCGACGAGGACGCGTTCGACGAAGACTTCATGGACGACACGATCGAGGCGGGGCTGGGGGAGGACCTCGAAGAGGGTCTGGTCCACAATGGGGCGCTGGCCGTCGGGACGTCCGAGGGTTCCAGAGGAGGGGTAGCACCGTGA
- a CDS encoding DUF2469 domain-containing protein, with protein MSAEDLEKYETEMELTLYKEYRDIVAQFSYVVETERRFYLANSVDVAARNADGEIYFEVRMSDAWVWDMYRPARFVKNVRVLTFKDVNVEELEKPDLRLPEGNQFGS; from the coding sequence GTGAGCGCCGAGGATCTCGAGAAGTACGAGACCGAGATGGAGCTCACGCTCTACAAGGAGTACCGGGACATCGTGGCCCAGTTCTCCTACGTCGTGGAGACGGAGCGGCGCTTCTACCTGGCCAACTCCGTCGACGTAGCCGCGCGCAACGCCGACGGGGAGATCTACTTCGAGGTCCGGATGTCCGACGCGTGGGTCTGGGACATGTACCGGCCGGCCCGGTTCGTCAAGAACGTGCGCGTGCTGACGTTCAAGGACGTCAACGTCGAGGAGCTCGAGAAGCCCGACCTGCGGTTGCCGGAGGGCAACCAGTTCGGCAGCTAG
- the tsf gene encoding translation elongation factor Ts, with the protein MANYTAADVKKLRDLTGSGMMDCKKALEEAEGDFDKAVELLRIKGAKDVGKRAGRETANGLVAAEGGTMVELNCETDFVAKSDDFLALADKVLRVAVEQRPADLDALKKAPLDGGTVDDAVQALSARIGEKLEVKRYIHVDGPVALYLHRRASDLPPAIGALVAYEGASDEAAKSVAMHIAAARPQYTSRDEVPSDVLENERRIAEATAREEGKPEQVLPRIVEGRINGFFKDVVLLEQPSVHEPKKTVKALLDEAGVTVREFARFEVGQA; encoded by the coding sequence ATGGCGAACTACACCGCCGCCGACGTCAAGAAGCTCCGGGACCTGACCGGTTCCGGGATGATGGACTGCAAGAAGGCGCTCGAGGAGGCCGAGGGCGACTTCGACAAGGCGGTCGAGCTGCTCCGCATCAAGGGCGCCAAGGACGTGGGCAAGCGCGCCGGTCGGGAGACGGCCAACGGGCTCGTCGCGGCCGAGGGCGGCACGATGGTCGAGCTGAACTGCGAGACCGACTTCGTCGCCAAGAGCGACGACTTCCTCGCGCTCGCCGACAAGGTCCTCCGCGTCGCGGTGGAGCAGCGGCCTGCCGACCTGGACGCGCTGAAGAAGGCCCCGCTCGACGGCGGCACCGTCGACGACGCCGTGCAGGCGCTCTCGGCCCGCATCGGCGAGAAGCTCGAGGTCAAGCGCTACATCCACGTCGACGGGCCGGTGGCGCTGTACCTGCACCGCCGCGCGTCGGACCTGCCGCCCGCCATCGGCGCGCTGGTGGCCTACGAGGGTGCGAGCGACGAGGCCGCCAAGAGCGTGGCCATGCACATCGCGGCGGCCCGGCCGCAGTACACCAGTCGTGACGAGGTCCCGAGCGACGTGCTGGAGAACGAGCGGCGCATCGCCGAGGCCACCGCTCGTGAGGAGGGCAAGCCGGAGCAGGTGCTGCCGCGCATCGTCGAGGGCCGGATCAACGGCTTCTTCAAGGACGTCGTGCTGCTGGAGCAGCCGTCGGTCCACGAGCCGAAGAAGACCGTGAAGGCGCTGCTCGACGAGGCAGGTGTCACCGTCCGCGAGTTCGCCCGCTTCGAGGTCGGCCAGGCCTGA
- the dprA gene encoding DNA-processing protein DprA, with product MNEQILLARAYLSRVGEPPAPALAELVAQVGPVEAAARVLDGRVDEPVARETSARRTVHRPGADLDAAAAAGARLVVPEHPEWPAEAFAAFDVAGSTPLAPPLALWVRGPGRLDELCGHAVAVVGARAATSYGAHVAAELGSGLADRGCTVVSGAAIGIDGAAHRGALGVEGATVAVLACGVDRVYPASHELLLERIAASGLVVSEYPPGGVPARHRFLVRNRLIAGLAVGTVVVEAGLRSGAQRTASDALSLGRQVMAVPGPVTSAMSVGCHRLVRDGALLVTRSDEVLEAVAPIGSHLAGPPGVDHGRPTDGLDTPAALVHDALPARGARDTRWLALESGMPIGSVRVALVALERRGLVEHCEGRWRRRVVEVDEDLR from the coding sequence ATGAACGAGCAGATCCTGCTCGCGCGGGCCTACCTGTCCAGGGTGGGCGAGCCGCCCGCGCCGGCGCTGGCCGAGCTGGTGGCACAGGTCGGGCCGGTCGAGGCGGCGGCGCGGGTGCTCGACGGGCGGGTCGACGAGCCGGTGGCCCGGGAGACGAGCGCCCGCCGGACGGTGCACCGGCCGGGCGCCGACCTCGACGCCGCGGCCGCCGCCGGCGCCCGGCTGGTCGTGCCGGAGCACCCCGAGTGGCCGGCCGAGGCGTTCGCCGCCTTCGACGTGGCCGGTTCGACGCCGCTCGCCCCGCCGCTGGCGCTCTGGGTGCGCGGCCCGGGCCGGCTCGACGAGCTCTGCGGGCACGCCGTCGCCGTGGTCGGGGCCCGTGCGGCCACGAGCTACGGCGCCCACGTCGCCGCCGAGCTCGGGTCCGGGCTCGCCGACCGCGGCTGCACCGTCGTCTCCGGTGCCGCCATCGGCATCGACGGGGCCGCCCACCGCGGTGCCCTCGGCGTGGAGGGCGCCACCGTGGCGGTGCTCGCGTGCGGTGTCGACCGCGTCTACCCGGCTTCCCACGAGCTGCTTCTGGAGCGGATCGCCGCGAGCGGGCTCGTGGTGAGCGAGTACCCGCCGGGCGGCGTGCCGGCGCGGCACCGCTTCCTCGTGCGCAACCGGTTGATCGCCGGGCTGGCGGTGGGCACCGTCGTCGTCGAGGCCGGGCTGCGCAGCGGCGCGCAGCGCACCGCCTCCGACGCGCTGTCGCTGGGCCGGCAGGTGATGGCGGTGCCCGGCCCGGTCACCTCCGCGATGTCGGTGGGCTGCCACCGCCTCGTCCGCGACGGCGCCCTGCTGGTCACCCGCAGCGACGAGGTGCTGGAGGCCGTGGCGCCGATCGGCTCACACCTCGCCGGCCCGCCCGGAGTCGACCACGGCAGGCCGACCGACGGTCTCGACACCCCGGCGGCGCTCGTCCACGACGCCTTGCCCGCCCGCGGCGCCCGCGACACCCGTTGGCTCGCGCTGGAGTCCGGGATGCCGATCGGTTCCGTGCGGGTCGCCCTGGTGGCCCTCGAACGGCGTGGGCTCGTCGAGCACTGCGAGGGCCGCTGGCGCCGCCGGGTGGTGGAGGTGGACGAGGACCTCAGGTGA
- a CDS encoding tyrosine recombinase XerC, with translation MSFPPELAPGPAAALEAFLQHLVLERGRSEHTVRAYRGDLAGLLEGMDGLEGLDLAWLRRWLAAGHEAGLGRATLARRAAAARSFTAWAHRTGLMAVDPGVRLASPRPRRSLPAVPTVEQTGAVLDAAGSGAAQEHPVALRDLLVLELLYATGVRVAELCGLDLDDVDPSRRALRVVGKGDRERTVVYGVPASDALRRWLAAGRPALARPGSPPALLLGARGGRLDTRVARRVVHQALAAVPGAPDVGPHGLRHAAATHMLQGGADLRYVQELLGHAKLATTQLYTQVTVERLKVVHEQAHPRA, from the coding sequence GTGTCCTTCCCGCCAGAGCTCGCACCCGGTCCGGCGGCAGCGCTGGAGGCGTTCCTGCAGCACCTCGTCCTGGAGCGGGGGCGCTCGGAACACACGGTGCGGGCGTACCGGGGTGATCTGGCCGGTCTGCTCGAGGGCATGGACGGGCTCGAGGGCCTCGACCTGGCGTGGCTACGCCGATGGCTGGCGGCGGGGCACGAGGCGGGGCTCGGGCGGGCGACGCTCGCGCGGCGCGCCGCCGCGGCGCGCAGCTTCACCGCGTGGGCCCACCGCACCGGGCTCATGGCCGTCGACCCCGGGGTGCGGTTGGCCTCGCCACGGCCCCGGCGGTCCCTGCCCGCGGTGCCGACCGTCGAGCAGACCGGCGCCGTGCTCGACGCCGCCGGCAGCGGGGCGGCGCAGGAGCACCCGGTCGCGCTGCGCGACCTGCTGGTGCTGGAGCTGCTCTACGCCACGGGGGTGCGGGTGGCGGAGCTGTGCGGGCTCGACCTCGACGACGTCGACCCGTCCCGGCGCGCCCTGCGCGTGGTCGGCAAGGGCGACCGCGAACGCACGGTCGTCTACGGGGTGCCGGCCTCGGACGCGCTTCGCCGGTGGCTCGCCGCCGGGCGGCCGGCGTTGGCGCGCCCGGGATCGCCGCCCGCGCTCCTGCTCGGGGCACGGGGCGGCCGGCTCGACACGCGGGTGGCGCGACGCGTCGTCCACCAGGCGCTCGCCGCCGTTCCCGGCGCGCCGGACGTGGGTCCGCACGGCCTTCGGCACGCTGCGGCGACCCACATGTTGCAGGGCGGCGCGGACCTTCGTTACGTACAGGAGTTGCTCGGTCACGCTAAGCTAGCAACGACACAGCTCTACACGCAGGTCACCGTCGAGCGGCTGAAGGTGGTACATGAGCAGGCGCATCCGCGGGCATGA
- a CDS encoding YifB family Mg chelatase-like AAA ATPase, with product MPISRTYAAALLGVEGHVVEIEADLGKGLPRLHLLGLPDASLHESKDRVRAAVVNSGFPWPKEKIVLALSPATLRKTGSGFDLALACAVLGAGDVLPQAALDGTVLLGELALDGRLRAVRGVLPCLLAARDAGMRRAVVPEAVLAEAALVEGIEVHGAGRLADVLSFLQGACALRRPEPPVDDVAPDPPDLADVVGQDDARHAIEIAAAGGHHVLLVGPPGTGKTMLAQRFVGLLPRLTSQESLALAAIRSVAGRLPAGGVLSTVPPFVAPHHSSSMAALLGGGSGIARPGAVSLAHLGVLFLDEAPEWGASLLDSLRTPLEEGEVRLARADGTVQYPARFQLVLAANPCPCAPAHDRDCVCPSLVRRRYLGRLSGPLLDRVDLRARMFPVTALAATGHAEDTATVRARVLAARGAAAERWGALGFRTNAEVPGPVLRTRFALPRSAVRPLDAGLRSGQLTARGADRALRVAWTLADLAGRDRPDEDLVETALFFRDRRAA from the coding sequence ATGCCGATCTCACGCACCTACGCGGCGGCCCTCCTCGGCGTCGAGGGACACGTCGTGGAGATCGAGGCCGACCTCGGCAAAGGCCTACCCCGGCTCCACCTGCTCGGCTTGCCCGACGCGTCCCTGCACGAGTCGAAGGACCGCGTGCGCGCGGCCGTCGTCAACTCGGGGTTCCCCTGGCCCAAGGAGAAGATCGTGCTCGCGCTTTCCCCGGCCACGCTGCGCAAGACGGGCAGCGGCTTCGACCTGGCCCTCGCCTGCGCAGTGCTCGGTGCCGGTGACGTGCTGCCGCAGGCCGCGCTCGACGGCACGGTCCTGCTCGGCGAGCTGGCCCTCGACGGGAGGCTGCGGGCCGTGCGCGGGGTGCTGCCGTGCCTTCTCGCGGCGCGGGACGCGGGCATGCGGCGCGCCGTGGTGCCGGAGGCGGTGCTCGCCGAGGCCGCGCTGGTGGAGGGAATCGAGGTGCACGGCGCGGGGCGGCTCGCCGACGTGCTCTCCTTCCTCCAGGGCGCATGCGCGCTGCGCCGGCCGGAGCCGCCCGTCGACGACGTCGCGCCCGACCCACCCGATCTCGCCGACGTCGTGGGGCAGGACGACGCGCGGCACGCCATCGAGATCGCCGCCGCGGGCGGCCATCACGTCCTGCTCGTCGGGCCGCCGGGCACGGGCAAGACGATGCTCGCGCAGCGCTTCGTCGGCCTGCTCCCGCGGCTCACGTCGCAGGAGTCGCTCGCGCTCGCGGCCATCCGGTCGGTGGCCGGGCGATTGCCCGCGGGCGGGGTCCTGAGCACCGTTCCGCCGTTCGTCGCACCGCACCACTCCAGCTCGATGGCCGCGCTCCTCGGTGGCGGCTCCGGGATCGCGCGGCCGGGTGCGGTGTCGCTGGCCCACCTCGGTGTCCTCTTCCTCGACGAGGCCCCGGAGTGGGGAGCGAGCCTGCTCGACTCGCTCCGCACCCCCCTCGAAGAGGGGGAGGTCCGGCTCGCGCGGGCCGACGGCACGGTGCAGTACCCGGCCCGCTTCCAGCTCGTGCTCGCGGCCAACCCGTGCCCCTGCGCACCCGCCCACGACCGCGACTGCGTCTGCCCGTCGCTCGTGCGTCGCCGCTACCTCGGGCGGCTGTCCGGCCCGCTGCTCGACCGCGTCGACCTGCGGGCGCGCATGTTCCCGGTCACCGCGCTCGCGGCCACCGGCCACGCCGAGGACACCGCCACCGTGCGGGCGCGGGTCCTCGCGGCGCGGGGCGCGGCCGCCGAGCGGTGGGGAGCGCTGGGTTTCCGCACCAACGCCGAGGTGCCGGGGCCCGTTCTGCGCACGCGGTTCGCCCTTCCGCGCAGCGCGGTCCGCCCGCTCGACGCCGGCCTGCGGTCGGGCCAGCTCACGGCCCGCGGAGCAGACAGGGCGTTGCGTGTCGCGTGGACGCTCGCAGATCTCGCCGGGCGCGACCGGCCCGACGAGGACCTGGTCGAGACGGCGCTCTTCTTCCGCGACCGGAGGGCGGCATGA
- a CDS encoding M23 family metallopeptidase, translating to MDGTSRAEVLIRRIGCSRTPGSARTPGPADDRRPVAGLVARCAHRALVGALGAMMLLAAPLPPASTQAAPDEARPDRPAGLAAQDPRASGAGAPGPPSDGAPAPPDGPPVPPTPGTGPGVLQAPPPPEGAGVAAPGARYAWPLLPVPTIATRFRAPPHPYGRGHRGVDLVGTAGRPVLAARAGTVVFAGRIGARSVVSVDHDDGLRTTYEPLQPAVRPGSVVRAGDVLGLLEPGHPGCAAAACLHWGVRRGPHEYLDPLVLLRPLEVRLLPVPDPWPAGIVTARGPPAAAPGTRAARARTVRGARRTQSVPLTPPRAPPACRAGARRAGCAAGTPATR from the coding sequence GTGGACGGAACGAGCCGGGCGGAGGTCCTGATCCGCCGTATCGGGTGCTCACGGACGCCGGGATCGGCGCGGACACCCGGTCCGGCCGATGATCGCCGGCCCGTCGCGGGTCTCGTCGCGAGGTGCGCGCACCGCGCGCTCGTCGGCGCTCTCGGCGCGATGATGCTGCTGGCGGCGCCGCTCCCCCCGGCGAGCACGCAGGCGGCTCCCGACGAGGCCCGGCCTGATCGGCCGGCAGGCCTCGCCGCGCAGGATCCACGTGCATCGGGAGCGGGTGCACCGGGGCCGCCGTCCGACGGCGCCCCGGCACCACCCGACGGGCCGCCCGTGCCGCCCACGCCCGGCACCGGGCCGGGTGTCCTGCAGGCGCCCCCGCCGCCCGAGGGGGCCGGGGTCGCCGCGCCCGGGGCCCGCTACGCATGGCCGCTCCTGCCGGTCCCCACGATCGCCACCCGCTTCAGGGCGCCGCCACACCCGTACGGGCGGGGCCATCGAGGCGTCGACCTCGTGGGCACGGCCGGCAGGCCCGTGCTCGCGGCCCGCGCCGGCACCGTCGTGTTCGCCGGGCGGATCGGCGCGCGGAGCGTCGTGTCGGTCGACCACGACGACGGCCTGCGCACCACCTACGAACCGCTGCAGCCTGCCGTGCGGCCGGGCTCGGTTGTCCGGGCCGGCGACGTGCTCGGGCTGCTGGAGCCGGGCCACCCCGGCTGTGCGGCCGCGGCCTGCCTGCACTGGGGAGTGCGCCGCGGGCCGCACGAGTACCTGGACCCGCTGGTGCTCCTGCGCCCGCTCGAGGTGCGGCTGCTGCCGGTGCCGGACCCGTGGCCCGCCGGGATCGTGACGGCGCGCGGCCCGCCCGCCGCGGCGCCGGGAACGCGCGCGGCACGGGCCCGGACTGTGCGAGGAGCGCGACGAACGCAGAGCGTGCCGCTCACCCCGCCTCGAGCTCCTCCAGCCTGCCGCGCAGGCGCCCGACGAGCCGGGTGTGCAGCTGGCACACCCGCGACTCGGTGA
- the rpsB gene encoding 30S ribosomal protein S2, which yields MAVVTMKQLLDSGVHFGHQTRRWNPKMKRYILTERNGIYIIDLQQTLSYIDRAYEFVRETVAHGGTIMFVGTKKQAQEAIADEAGRVNMPYVNQRWLGGMLTNFQTVHKRLQRLKELESMEQTGGFEGRTKKEILMLTREKDKLEKTLGGIRDMSKVPSAVWVVDTKKEHIAVGEARKLGIPVVSILDTNCDPDEVDFPIPGNDDAIRSAALLTKVIARAAADGLMQRSQRARGADGEDKPEAGVATDEPLAEWEQNLLSEGAGSDGASLTAAGQGTEAPNPAAEAAPASTSNGTQQTAG from the coding sequence GTGGCCGTCGTCACCATGAAGCAGTTGCTGGATTCCGGTGTGCACTTCGGGCACCAGACCCGCCGCTGGAACCCGAAGATGAAGCGCTACATCCTCACCGAGCGCAACGGCATCTACATCATCGACCTGCAGCAGACCCTGTCGTACATCGACCGGGCCTACGAGTTCGTCCGCGAGACCGTGGCGCACGGCGGCACGATCATGTTCGTCGGCACGAAGAAGCAGGCGCAGGAGGCCATCGCCGACGAGGCGGGCCGCGTCAACATGCCGTACGTCAACCAGCGGTGGCTGGGCGGCATGCTCACGAACTTCCAGACCGTGCACAAGCGCCTCCAGCGCCTCAAGGAGCTGGAGTCGATGGAGCAGACGGGTGGCTTCGAGGGTCGCACCAAGAAGGAGATCCTCATGCTCACCCGGGAGAAGGACAAGCTCGAGAAGACCCTCGGCGGCATCCGCGACATGTCGAAGGTCCCGAGCGCGGTCTGGGTGGTGGACACCAAGAAGGAGCACATCGCCGTCGGTGAGGCCCGCAAGCTGGGCATCCCGGTGGTCTCCATCCTGGACACCAACTGCGACCCCGACGAGGTCGACTTCCCGATCCCGGGCAACGACGACGCCATCCGCTCGGCCGCGCTGCTCACCAAGGTGATCGCCCGTGCCGCGGCCGACGGCCTCATGCAGCGCTCGCAGCGGGCGCGCGGCGCCGACGGCGAGGACAAGCCGGAGGCCGGTGTCGCCACCGACGAGCCGCTGGCGGAGTGGGAGCAGAACCTGCTCTCCGAGGGTGCCGGGTCCGACGGTGCGAGCCTCACCGCCGCGGGCCAGGGCACCGAGGCGCCCAACCCCGCTGCGGAGGCGGCGCCCGCCTCCACCAGCAACGGCACCCAGCAGACCGCGGGCTGA